One Vibrio sp. CDRSL-10 TSBA genomic window, ACGCAGCACAGTTAACGTAAATCATCGGCTTGTCGCTGCGCAGAGATTGCGCGTGAACTGAGTGCGCCACCAGCTCTTTACCGGTGCCGGTTTCACCGCTAATTAGCACCGCGTAATCCGATTTCGCCACCGTCTCGATGTTGTTCCTCAGTTGAGCTATCTGCGGGCTTAACCCGATCATTTCCCCATGCTGGGATCGCGCCTGTTGGATCAGTGCCTGAGTAACACTTTTCTGTTTTTGGTTCTGCGCTTTGAGCGCTTTAATCTGGCCAATATTGCGTAGCGTCGCGGCAGCCAGAGCTGCAAAGGTTTCGATCGTCACCGGGTCGATATCATCAAACGCCCCCACTGCCATTGCGTCCATGGTCAGCGCGCCGACCAACTGCCCTTCCACATACAGACTAAACCCCATGCAGTCATGAACATCGATACACAGATCGTCGCTCAACAAAGCGCCGTCAAACGGATCAGGCAGCGGGCAGTCAGCGTCAAAACGCACCGCTTCACGACTTTCGATGATCGCCTCCAGCCGCGGATGCGCTTTGGGGAAATAACGACGACCAAGCACGGAAGTCTGCAATCCTCGCACCGCAACCGGAGTAAGAAACCGCTCTTCATCCAGAATAAACAGACAACTCGCATCGCACGGAAACACCTGCGCAACCCCATCAATCAAACTTTGGTATTGCTGAGTATGAGAACGGTTGGAACTGAGATTGAGCGCGAGATTCAGCAGAACATGATCAACGGTCGGAGACATAACACACCAGAAAATAGCCACAAAACGCTCATGCTAGGCAAGTTGATGTCATTTGAACATCAGCAATCCCCGTAGATTGATGTTCCATTGACGACGATCAACTGACCCGCAATTTTTACTGGTCAGGCGGCCTGAAAATACGCTTTGGAGACACTTCTTGACTCGATACTATTGTCATTTATTGACCTACTTTGGCTAATGGTTAACTATGTAGCTAGTTTGCTATGGTATGTTTGCTCGAAGATGTCCGCATTTTGTCGATTTGATGGCCACAAGCATGCTTGTCCAACGGTAGTGTGCATTAAGCTCAAACAGCCATTAATGACAGATTGGAAGAGCTAAGCCGAGGGTTTTAGAAAGACAATTTCTGACTAACATTGTCTGATTAAGAATTGTTATGTTGCGGATTGAATTCATCGCATAAAAAGGAAGAGACATGGTTGTACTCAGAGAAATGCGGCAAGAAGAGTATCCGGCATATTGCCAGTATTTTGTTGACGATTATAGTCAGGAAATCGCCACGAATTATGGTCATTCCAGAGGACTGTCAATTGAGTTGGCTAAAAAGGAGCTGCATCGTTGCTTTCCTAATGGCTTAGAGGGAAATGTGCATTCATTGCTATGCATTGATGCTGAGGTTGACGGGCAGTTAAACCGTGTTGGTTATTTGTGGCATTCAATTAATGTCACAGATCAGTCGACCTTTATATATGATTTCTTTGTGTCCGGAGAATACCGTGGTTCGGGTTATGGTACTCAAGCTATCTCTGCTTTGGAAAAACAGCTGCAAGAAGTTGGCATTAATCAAATAAAGCTAAGAGTAGCTTATCAAAATGAGCGCGCGCTCAAGCTGTACCAAGAAGTCGGCTTTGTGATTACTGGTTTCAATATGTCCAAAAATATTGGTATGCCGTAGCGACAACATAGCAAGCAAAGAATCAACATACGTTTCCTAATCCGGCACAAACGCTAAAAACCTAACCATTAACCTCCAACACAGGGCAAAAATTCAGGACGAATTTTTAGGTTTTTGGCGTAGGGAACGCCTAAAACCGGCCCGGCCAGCGACAAAGAAACCAAGCGCCTTTCTGGTTACTCTTTGGCAAGGCAAAGAGTAACTGGCCCGCTTGCACCAAGCTTAAGATAACCGCCAGAGTAAAAGCGGGACATACCCCATCCAGTTCTAAACCACTAATCTAAAACCCCCTAACCCATTGCTCCAACTAATAAATCAGTGATAGCATTCAGCCCAGATATGCAACTGACGCATATCATTCCAATACTATTATCACAATAAAATAGAGATTCAGAATGAAAAAAACAGTTGGCCTGGTTGTCCTTACAGCCGCGTTACTTTCTGGCTGCATGTCAGAAGATAAACAAACCGGACAAGCGTGTTTGGGCGCAAATAATGATTCCTTAGTTGAATCACTGGGTGGGCAGTGTCAGGCTGGTGATGCGATCGCCACTAAACATCCGGCTTACTTCTGCGACTTTAATTACGCTGTCGCTTACAACGATTATAACTCCGCATTC contains:
- a CDS encoding GNAT family N-acetyltransferase, translated to MVVLREMRQEEYPAYCQYFVDDYSQEIATNYGHSRGLSIELAKKELHRCFPNGLEGNVHSLLCIDAEVDGQLNRVGYLWHSINVTDQSTFIYDFFVSGEYRGSGYGTQAISALEKQLQEVGINQIKLRVAYQNERALKLYQEVGFVITGFNMSKNIGMP